The proteins below are encoded in one region of Rubripirellula reticaptiva:
- a CDS encoding DUF3472 domain-containing protein: protein MSRFTYDKRSLQTQYSFFCSAMVSLVWAFTCATVTAQEPGATASDVVPQGMGQLESAPTLFAAGVDDSGREYFLNGQPAKQGKLILTASNGFFDHGVCRADGESSLPKVGDEDLIQPNFAFLRHWKRTDGTIRWHVWISQPGKVRLDVNMQVANASAGSEIKVSFAGQSRTVRTVESKLAQPQPWDLVFEVAEPGEHTIEFKATQIADPKSGVGELHTIDVHGPAINDAQLLRARWRPAAVHGGYYCSTIKQSRVWVMATRSLCDFSSYSPITTPFGYFGTSFDANRRSNGNLNFSMWAARSRGSVPPLHQMPHLLAAGSPEAEFSGFGHEGSGVKLRGWTPMVDRPEVVVQALRVVTDGVYDTYHGHFWDRPNHRWKLYAVGRKWHGGKPKQHLAPGSFCEVPGPPHIQRSGDLVREVRRRGWHFGDDKQWHAMDTFECKSKGPANKFWQTTSDGEFAMATGGMRYYEFETPRKLDRESPLPEFLSAVATQQLVQLPADLGESKAVEVLQSTALINIGVQRAGVNARAEIYYSETDCLTFAKRKLHGTERNSAVSKSTQGDERSWQQSVSIHPINNGNNSVALTNLKPKTTYYCRVLITNDEGKVWSFNTLTFRTK from the coding sequence ATGAGTCGTTTCACGTACGACAAACGGTCGCTGCAAACGCAATACAGTTTTTTTTGCAGTGCGATGGTCTCGCTTGTGTGGGCGTTTACCTGTGCGACGGTCACGGCTCAAGAGCCGGGGGCGACTGCGTCCGACGTCGTTCCCCAAGGCATGGGGCAACTTGAATCGGCTCCCACGCTCTTCGCCGCTGGTGTCGATGATTCGGGCCGCGAGTACTTTTTGAACGGTCAACCGGCTAAGCAAGGCAAGTTGATTCTGACTGCAAGCAATGGATTCTTTGACCATGGTGTCTGTCGCGCAGATGGCGAATCGTCGCTTCCAAAAGTCGGTGATGAAGATTTGATTCAGCCAAACTTTGCATTCCTGCGCCACTGGAAACGAACCGATGGAACAATTCGCTGGCATGTTTGGATATCGCAACCGGGGAAGGTTCGGCTGGATGTCAACATGCAAGTTGCCAACGCGTCGGCCGGGTCGGAAATCAAAGTTTCCTTTGCCGGGCAATCGCGAACGGTAAGAACGGTGGAATCTAAACTTGCTCAGCCGCAGCCTTGGGATCTCGTCTTCGAGGTCGCTGAACCGGGTGAACATACGATCGAATTCAAGGCGACCCAGATTGCGGATCCTAAGTCGGGTGTGGGCGAATTGCATACGATCGATGTCCACGGGCCAGCAATCAACGACGCGCAATTGCTGCGTGCTCGCTGGCGTCCTGCGGCCGTTCATGGAGGCTACTATTGCTCGACTATCAAGCAAAGTCGCGTCTGGGTGATGGCCACACGCAGCCTGTGTGACTTCAGCAGCTACTCGCCAATCACGACACCGTTCGGGTACTTCGGGACTTCATTCGACGCTAATCGTCGCAGCAACGGTAACTTAAACTTTTCGATGTGGGCAGCTCGTTCACGCGGTAGCGTACCGCCACTTCATCAGATGCCGCATCTGTTGGCTGCCGGGTCACCCGAGGCTGAGTTCAGCGGGTTCGGGCACGAAGGATCTGGTGTGAAGTTGCGAGGATGGACGCCGATGGTCGATCGCCCCGAAGTCGTAGTCCAGGCACTGCGAGTCGTGACTGATGGTGTCTACGACACTTATCATGGGCATTTCTGGGATCGTCCAAACCATCGGTGGAAACTGTATGCGGTTGGTCGCAAATGGCACGGTGGAAAACCCAAACAGCATCTGGCTCCTGGTTCGTTTTGTGAAGTTCCCGGTCCGCCACACATTCAGCGTTCTGGTGACTTGGTGCGTGAAGTACGCCGGCGAGGCTGGCATTTCGGGGACGACAAGCAGTGGCATGCGATGGATACATTTGAGTGCAAATCGAAAGGTCCGGCCAATAAGTTTTGGCAGACGACTAGTGATGGCGAGTTTGCGATGGCCACCGGAGGCATGCGCTACTATGAATTTGAAACTCCTCGCAAACTCGATCGCGAATCACCGCTACCCGAATTTTTGTCCGCTGTAGCCACTCAGCAACTCGTCCAATTGCCTGCTGATTTGGGCGAGTCGAAGGCCGTCGAAGTTTTGCAATCGACGGCACTGATTAACATCGGTGTGCAACGAGCGGGCGTCAACGCTCGCGCCGAAATCTACTATAGCGAAACGGACTGCTTGACCTTTGCAAAACGCAAGCTGCATGGGACTGAACGCAATTCCGCGGTAAGCAAGTCAACACAAGGCGATGAAAGGTCTTGGCAACAAAGCGTGTCTATCCATCCGATTAACAACGGCAACAACTCGGTGGCACTGACCAACTTAAAACCCAAGACCACGTATTATTGCCGCGTTCTAATCACAAATGACGAAGGCAAGGTGTGGTCGTTCAACACGCTAACTTTCCGGACGAAATAG